A window of the Fibrobacter sp. UWH4 genome harbors these coding sequences:
- a CDS encoding radical SAM protein, which yields MRCSYCYYKDTQSARHNVMDDKTLEQAIRVGLERSLFFKQTYLNITFFGGEPLLRKDAIFKGVNMAKAFLAEAMDKGEAPSNFKLNFAVNTNGTLFDDSFFDFCEREHFRIYLSLDGPEHHHDIARRTVNGCGSFKEIEKNIPRFVKLGAVALSTVTRAHVETLAESVKWLHEQGFKSLTTSVDFDGKWTGEDFDRLALQYQKMALYWKECRDKGDKMFLGTIQDKIKLYLANLRYRQYSCHVYNGAIGVATNGNMFPCTRFITSNENPPYLQGNVFTGFNEDACEQIRLFLDNDKKECEGCDIRYRCCAHECACTSFYSTGSIEGVSPEVCTHERMLAEICDSVMINNRIT from the coding sequence AATCCGCACGCCATAACGTGATGGACGACAAAACGCTTGAGCAGGCGATTCGCGTGGGGCTTGAACGCAGCCTGTTTTTTAAGCAGACTTACCTGAACATTACCTTTTTCGGTGGCGAACCCTTGCTGCGCAAGGACGCTATTTTCAAGGGCGTAAACATGGCCAAGGCATTTCTTGCCGAGGCTATGGACAAAGGCGAAGCGCCCAGTAACTTCAAGCTCAACTTTGCCGTCAACACCAACGGCACGCTCTTTGACGATTCTTTCTTTGACTTTTGTGAGCGGGAGCATTTTCGCATTTATCTTTCACTCGATGGCCCGGAGCACCACCACGACATTGCTCGCCGTACCGTAAATGGCTGCGGAAGTTTCAAGGAAATCGAAAAGAACATTCCGCGATTCGTAAAGTTAGGCGCAGTCGCCTTAAGTACGGTAACACGCGCCCACGTAGAAACGCTTGCCGAAAGCGTCAAGTGGTTGCACGAACAGGGATTCAAAAGCCTTACCACGAGCGTCGACTTTGACGGCAAATGGACCGGCGAAGATTTTGACAGACTCGCCTTGCAATACCAGAAGATGGCTTTGTACTGGAAGGAATGTCGCGATAAAGGCGACAAGATGTTCTTGGGCACGATTCAAGACAAAATCAAGTTATACCTTGCGAATTTACGGTATAGGCAATATTCTTGCCATGTATACAACGGAGCCATTGGCGTCGCTACCAATGGCAATATGTTCCCGTGCACCAGGTTCATTACCTCGAACGAGAACCCGCCTTACTTACAAGGTAACGTCTTTACCGGATTCAACGAAGACGCCTGCGAACAAATTAGACTGTTCTTGGACAACGACAAAAAAGAATGCGAAGGCTGCGACATACGCTACCGCTGTTGTGCACATGAATGTGCCTGCACGAGCTTTTACAGCACGGGTTCTATTGAAGGCGTATCGCCTGAAGTCTGCACGCACGAACGCATGCTTGCAGAGATTTGTGATTCTGTTATGATAAATAACAGAATCACTTGA
- the ffh gene encoding signal recognition particle protein: MFSQLTDSLESTLKNLRGQGKLTEENVAESLREVRRAFLEADVNFNVTRDFVKAVKEKALGSEVLNSVTPGQQIVKIIHDELVAVMGGETKEINLSGPAPVGIMMVGLQGSGKTTFAGKIALWMRSKKKRKPLLVAADVYRPAAIKQLQVLGKSIGIPVYDEGQGNPVEIIKHGYQYAKDNGFDLVIYDTAGRLQIDEELMQELEKARDAVHPDEILFVADAMIGQEAVNVAETFWQRLSFTGVCLSKMDGDTRGGAALSIKKMTGVPICFIGVGEKLPEIELFHPDRMASRILGMGDVVTLVERAQQVIDEKDAKDLKKKILNNTFDLNDFLNQLRTIKKLGRIKDILSLIPGLNKLPIDQIDEKELVYVEAVLSSMTPKERKKPQILDGSRKARVAKGSGTEIGRVNAVLKQYETMKEMFKKVGDMARKQNNGGAVGSNYTPPKDKKKKKKH; encoded by the coding sequence ATGTTTTCACAGCTGACTGACTCTCTAGAATCTACTCTCAAGAACCTGCGCGGGCAGGGCAAGCTCACCGAAGAAAATGTCGCCGAATCGTTGCGCGAAGTGCGCCGCGCATTCCTCGAAGCCGACGTGAACTTCAACGTGACCCGCGACTTCGTAAAGGCCGTCAAGGAAAAGGCCCTCGGATCCGAAGTGCTGAACTCGGTGACCCCCGGTCAGCAGATTGTGAAAATCATCCATGACGAACTCGTGGCCGTGATGGGTGGCGAAACCAAGGAAATCAACCTCTCGGGCCCCGCTCCGGTGGGCATCATGATGGTGGGTCTACAGGGCTCCGGTAAGACCACCTTCGCCGGCAAAATCGCCCTCTGGATGCGCAGCAAAAAGAAGAGGAAGCCGCTCCTGGTGGCCGCTGACGTGTACCGCCCCGCCGCTATCAAGCAGTTGCAGGTGCTCGGCAAGTCGATTGGCATTCCCGTTTACGACGAAGGCCAGGGCAATCCGGTCGAAATCATCAAGCACGGTTACCAGTACGCCAAGGACAACGGCTTTGACTTAGTGATTTACGATACCGCAGGCCGCCTGCAGATCGACGAAGAGTTGATGCAGGAACTGGAAAAGGCCCGCGACGCCGTTCACCCGGATGAAATTTTGTTCGTGGCCGACGCCATGATCGGTCAGGAAGCGGTGAACGTGGCCGAAACCTTCTGGCAGCGTCTATCGTTTACCGGCGTTTGCCTTTCGAAGATGGACGGTGACACCCGCGGCGGTGCAGCCCTCAGCATCAAGAAGATGACGGGCGTGCCTATCTGCTTTATCGGTGTCGGCGAAAAGCTCCCCGAAATTGAACTGTTCCACCCCGACCGTATGGCCAGCCGAATCCTCGGCATGGGCGACGTGGTTACCCTCGTGGAGCGTGCGCAGCAGGTCATCGACGAAAAAGACGCGAAGGACCTGAAGAAGAAGATTCTCAACAACACCTTCGACCTGAACGATTTCTTGAACCAGCTGCGCACCATCAAGAAGCTGGGCCGCATCAAGGACATTCTGAGCCTGATTCCGGGCCTGAACAAGCTCCCCATCGATCAGATTGACGAAAAGGAACTGGTTTACGTGGAAGCCGTGCTCAGCTCCATGACCCCGAAGGAACGCAAGAAACCGCAGATTCTGGACGGCAGCCGCAAGGCCCGCGTGGCCAAGGGTTCCGGCACCGAAATCGGTCGCGTGAACGCGGTGCTCAAGCAGTACGAAACCATGAAGGAAATGTTCAAGAAGGTCGGCGACATGGCCCGCAAGCAGAACAACGGCGGCGCCGTCGGTTCCAACTACACTCCGCCCAAGGACAAGAAGAAAAAGAAGAAACACTAG
- a CDS encoding M23 family metallopeptidase, whose product MKTIWNKFTKITYKKTILGIVGCLALLSPAYAEECDVEAMDAFAYEDCVKAKSGGTVSTTDFGDKASPQKNSGIDNADGMETKMVLKPDAPTYRPFERDAYLTSSFGENRGTRYHAGFDYSTQMEEGWPIYAPEDGKVIELRVSPFHYGKLMLFKGKSGKTWAFAHQSSFGKLDDQIIKKQYSSKKNDVIVKPGTSYKKGDTLTFAGSTGIGNPHLHLEVRLDNDRIINPALAGVAVADTMAPQIFGIAVWQGNHLAITTPEAIDKGCVETPVKNEFNLSMAVKIADYSREPKENPMSVRRITVWRYDEKIFDERLDTLRYSRMSQIRDQLLWAEEADTAGDWHVINAKLAPLSTYRLEVEDFNGNTTSKKFTFHGRCKSDKPLPLTKVQTSPLFTFLSRPMLDLFRCENGMKFTALAKDQVIEEDMCKAFKHRPITVGRLLEIYPEMTNIHYAADAGSTGDGKAVDETIAIYSFNQYQKSVNWTTKIGDIGVTQKITGIPTGRDTTKKILAVTRTHTDSLDFLEFHPKGMQLKNWTVCVENSENNHPLYWLGETSRNWFIFSKQTKGKNRCATTNELRDIANINNEEAPTLGFPYWGDMFIGGIRQPALRIPLMFKYDGVADGNSITVTVGKKWVAAEYDSEPREIVIEGEKLPEAGGTFNLKIVDEAGHKASYDVDVPEL is encoded by the coding sequence ATGAAAACGATTTGGAATAAGTTTACCAAAATTACGTACAAAAAAACGATTCTCGGCATCGTCGGATGTCTCGCGTTGCTCTCTCCCGCATACGCAGAAGAATGCGATGTTGAAGCAATGGACGCTTTCGCCTATGAAGACTGCGTCAAGGCAAAATCCGGTGGAACCGTTTCTACAACGGACTTCGGCGACAAGGCCTCCCCCCAAAAGAATAGTGGGATTGACAACGCCGACGGAATGGAAACAAAGATGGTCCTCAAGCCGGATGCGCCGACCTACCGTCCGTTCGAACGCGACGCCTATTTGACTTCGAGTTTTGGCGAAAACCGCGGAACCCGTTACCACGCCGGTTTTGACTATTCCACCCAAATGGAAGAAGGCTGGCCGATCTACGCCCCCGAAGACGGCAAGGTGATCGAACTCCGCGTATCGCCCTTCCACTACGGAAAGTTGATGCTTTTCAAGGGCAAGAGCGGCAAGACCTGGGCTTTTGCGCACCAGAGCAGCTTCGGCAAGCTGGACGACCAGATTATCAAGAAACAGTATTCCTCCAAGAAAAACGATGTCATTGTAAAACCGGGAACAAGCTACAAGAAAGGCGACACACTGACCTTCGCGGGCAGCACCGGAATCGGTAACCCGCACCTACACCTGGAAGTGCGCCTGGACAACGACCGCATCATCAACCCTGCACTCGCAGGCGTCGCCGTCGCAGACACGATGGCCCCGCAGATTTTCGGAATCGCCGTTTGGCAGGGCAACCATCTCGCCATCACCACGCCCGAAGCAATCGACAAGGGTTGCGTCGAAACTCCGGTCAAGAACGAATTCAACCTGAGCATGGCCGTGAAAATCGCCGACTACAGCCGCGAGCCCAAGGAAAACCCGATGTCGGTCCGCCGCATCACGGTATGGCGCTACGACGAAAAGATTTTTGACGAAAGGCTCGACACGCTCCGCTACAGCAGGATGTCGCAGATTCGCGACCAACTCCTGTGGGCCGAAGAAGCCGACACCGCCGGCGACTGGCACGTCATCAACGCGAAACTCGCCCCCCTTTCGACCTACAGGCTCGAAGTGGAAGACTTCAACGGCAATACGACCAGCAAGAAATTCACCTTCCACGGTCGCTGCAAGAGCGACAAGCCGCTCCCGTTGACCAAGGTGCAGACATCTCCCCTGTTCACCTTCCTCAGCCGCCCGATGCTAGACCTGTTCCGTTGCGAAAACGGGATGAAGTTCACCGCACTTGCCAAGGACCAGGTAATCGAAGAAGACATGTGCAAGGCGTTCAAGCATAGGCCCATCACTGTCGGACGACTTCTCGAAATCTACCCCGAAATGACGAACATCCATTACGCGGCCGACGCAGGCTCCACCGGCGACGGCAAGGCGGTCGACGAGACCATCGCCATCTATTCCTTCAACCAGTATCAAAAGAGCGTCAACTGGACCACAAAAATTGGCGACATCGGCGTCACGCAAAAAATCACGGGAATTCCCACCGGACGCGACACAACGAAAAAGATACTCGCTGTCACGCGTACCCATACCGACAGTCTCGACTTCCTGGAATTCCACCCGAAGGGGATGCAACTCAAGAATTGGACAGTCTGCGTCGAGAACAGCGAAAACAATCACCCGCTCTACTGGCTAGGCGAAACGAGCCGCAACTGGTTCATCTTCAGCAAGCAGACCAAGGGCAAGAACCGCTGCGCCACGACCAACGAACTGCGCGACATCGCAAACATCAACAACGAAGAGGCTCCGACACTCGGATTCCCCTACTGGGGTGACATGTTTATCGGTGGTATCCGCCAGCCCGCGCTCCGAATTCCGCTGATGTTCAAGTACGACGGAGTTGCCGACGGCAATTCCATCACCGTAACAGTCGGTAAGAAATGGGTCGCTGCAGAATATGATTCCGAACCCCGCGAAATCGTTATCGAAGGAGAAAAGCTCCCCGAAGCGGGCGGCACCTTCAACCTCAAGATTGTCGACGAGGCCGGCCACAAGGCCAGCTACGACGTGGACGTTCCTGAGCTTTAA
- a CDS encoding pyridoxal phosphate-dependent aminotransferase, with protein MFSSRLPKDLSPSPFFAELERAKACAKKDAAEDGLSFIDMTVSSPVRAGLPIDLNAAVDEGRESFGCWNPDAAGWKSAREAVVEYYRERGGNFTAGQIILTASTSEAYSVLFKTFCDPGDVILTPMPGYPLLDTLAQLEHLECAPYFLQLRRERKGPSAKLRDLKKSAVLEPKANHKFTEPAEVNSFRYVLDTDSLLAAPERAKILLLVSPHNPTGHCVSREEWNAAVRFCEENDMILVVDEVFGDYAFSDKVSRTWKYVFGLCPPEPSLSQSSPSKSFLTEGRESIHCRFNDFWDAGGGDFINLPENGPKCPIFWLNGLSKAVGSPQLKLGWMAFYAPRERFEEIRAALEFVEDAYLSVSAPAQALGSALLKQSAAYESRVKERLLQNWQTLREAFPAKYCPEVLGGWYAVVRLGEDDEDLTLRLLREKHVLVQPGFFFDFDEDGWVVISLLQEPALFKEAVRRMADR; from the coding sequence ATGTTTTCTTCCCGACTCCCTAAAGATCTTTCGCCGTCGCCGTTCTTTGCCGAACTGGAACGCGCGAAGGCGTGCGCGAAAAAGGATGCTGCCGAGGACGGTCTTTCATTTATTGACATGACGGTAAGCAGTCCTGTTCGTGCTGGCTTGCCGATAGACTTGAATGCGGCGGTTGATGAAGGCCGCGAATCTTTCGGTTGCTGGAATCCAGATGCGGCGGGCTGGAAGTCTGCGCGTGAAGCAGTGGTGGAGTACTATCGCGAACGCGGCGGTAACTTTACGGCGGGTCAGATTATTCTGACTGCTAGTACGAGCGAAGCATACTCGGTCTTGTTCAAGACATTCTGCGATCCGGGCGATGTGATTCTGACGCCGATGCCGGGATATCCGCTGCTCGATACGCTTGCGCAGTTGGAACACCTGGAATGTGCGCCGTATTTTTTGCAACTTAGACGAGAGCGGAAGGGCCCTTCGGCAAAGCTCAGGGACCTTAAAAAGAGTGCCGTTCTGGAGCCGAAGGCAAATCATAAGTTCACTGAGCCTGCCGAAGTGAACTCGTTCCGCTATGTTCTCGATACCGACAGCCTGCTTGCAGCGCCGGAGCGTGCGAAAATTCTGCTGCTGGTCTCTCCGCATAATCCGACGGGGCATTGCGTTTCTCGCGAAGAATGGAATGCGGCGGTCCGTTTTTGCGAAGAAAACGACATGATTCTCGTGGTGGACGAAGTCTTCGGTGATTATGCGTTCTCGGATAAAGTCTCGCGCACTTGGAAGTATGTTTTTGGATTGTGTCCTCCTGAACCGTCGTTGTCGCAATCTTCGCCTTCCAAGTCATTCTTGACCGAAGGGAGGGAATCCATACATTGCAGGTTTAATGATTTTTGGGATGCGGGCGGCGGCGATTTCATCAACCTTCCCGAAAACGGTCCCAAGTGCCCCATCTTTTGGCTGAACGGCTTAAGCAAGGCCGTAGGTTCCCCGCAGCTCAAGCTCGGCTGGATGGCTTTCTACGCGCCCCGCGAGCGCTTTGAAGAAATCCGCGCGGCGCTCGAATTTGTGGAAGATGCCTACTTGAGTGTATCAGCCCCGGCACAGGCTCTCGGCTCCGCGCTCCTCAAACAGTCCGCCGCCTACGAATCGCGCGTCAAGGAACGTCTCTTGCAAAACTGGCAGACGCTCCGTGAAGCGTTCCCTGCAAAGTACTGTCCCGAGGTTCTCGGCGGCTGGTATGCTGTCGTGCGCCTCGGCGAAGACGACGAGGATCTCACGCTTCGCTTGCTCCGCGAAAAGCATGTGCTGGTGCAGCCCGGCTTCTTCTTCGACTTCGACGAGGATGGCTGGGTCGTAATCAGCTTGCTGCAAGAGCCTGCATTATTTAAAGAAGCGGTCCGCCGCATGGCTGACCGCTAA
- the leuA2 gene encoding 2-isopropylmalate synthase LeuA2, giving the protein MNENKNTIERQPFFYDVTLRDGNQALPKPWNNAQKKDVYLQLLKLGVQGAEVGFPASSEMDFESCKELAQLTAKMAEEGDEVAKRIVVSGLARCVESDIQRCWEAVQYAPHPRIHTFLATSPLSMEHVLHMTPEQVKEKAVHCVKFAKSLVGDKGDVEFSAEHFGDCLENMDFVIDVLKAVVEAGATTINLPNTVERYRPFLYVNQIKQVYEALPKDVTISVHCHNDLGMATAATVESFFVGATQLEVALNGLGERCGNTNFYEVAVALHNSGVNTGLHMERIYETAILISQWSGISIYSRAPLIGAEAIVHRSGIHQDGASKTKDMKKGAYRPIDYSIIGRHQNDSLSFTSQSGRTAVYEIITKFGYKMSLAEAAQLQPILKACSEKEGELSAERVLDVFREHFVNVNGRLVFNNIEVIPDENRFIFHFKKDGESLVKSVTAEGPIEAALMLMREIGMPVELVKYRQLVVPEKDKMWAGRGLSRMLLKAGDVEVEGRGVSSDTLKANMRALFGGVNLLYKKV; this is encoded by the coding sequence ATGAACGAGAATAAGAACACGATTGAAAGACAACCCTTCTTTTACGACGTCACGCTGCGTGACGGTAATCAGGCGCTCCCGAAGCCCTGGAACAATGCCCAGAAAAAGGACGTGTACCTGCAACTCTTGAAACTCGGCGTGCAGGGCGCCGAAGTCGGTTTCCCGGCTTCGAGCGAGATGGATTTCGAATCGTGTAAGGAACTTGCCCAGCTGACTGCCAAGATGGCCGAAGAAGGCGACGAAGTCGCAAAGCGCATCGTGGTATCGGGTCTGGCCCGCTGCGTGGAGAGCGATATCCAGCGCTGTTGGGAAGCGGTGCAGTACGCTCCGCATCCGCGTATTCATACCTTCCTGGCTACAAGCCCGCTTTCGATGGAACATGTGCTGCACATGACGCCGGAACAGGTGAAGGAAAAGGCGGTGCATTGCGTGAAGTTTGCAAAATCGCTCGTTGGCGACAAGGGCGATGTGGAATTCAGTGCCGAACATTTCGGTGACTGCCTCGAAAACATGGATTTCGTGATTGACGTGCTGAAGGCCGTGGTCGAAGCCGGTGCGACGACCATCAACCTGCCGAATACGGTGGAACGTTATCGTCCGTTCCTGTACGTGAATCAGATTAAGCAGGTGTACGAGGCGCTCCCGAAGGACGTCACGATTTCGGTGCACTGCCATAATGACCTGGGTATGGCGACGGCCGCAACCGTCGAAAGCTTCTTCGTGGGTGCAACCCAGTTGGAAGTGGCCCTGAACGGCTTGGGCGAACGCTGCGGCAATACGAACTTCTACGAAGTCGCAGTTGCGCTACACAACTCCGGCGTGAATACGGGCCTGCATATGGAACGCATTTATGAAACGGCAATTCTCATCTCGCAGTGGTCGGGTATCAGCATCTATAGCCGCGCCCCGCTGATCGGCGCCGAAGCGATTGTGCACCGTAGCGGCATCCACCAGGATGGCGCCTCCAAGACGAAGGACATGAAGAAGGGCGCCTACCGCCCGATTGACTACTCCATCATCGGTCGTCACCAGAACGATTCGCTCAGCTTTACGAGCCAGAGTGGCCGTACCGCCGTGTACGAAATCATCACGAAGTTCGGCTACAAGATGTCGCTCGCCGAAGCCGCTCAGTTGCAGCCGATTCTGAAAGCCTGCAGCGAAAAGGAAGGCGAACTGTCTGCCGAACGCGTGCTGGATGTGTTCCGCGAGCATTTCGTAAATGTGAACGGCCGTCTGGTGTTCAACAACATCGAGGTCATTCCCGACGAAAACCGCTTCATTTTCCACTTCAAGAAAGATGGCGAATCTTTGGTAAAGTCCGTGACGGCCGAAGGCCCGATCGAGGCGGCTCTCATGCTCATGCGCGAAATCGGTATGCCGGTGGAACTCGTCAAATACCGCCAGCTTGTTGTGCCCGAAAAGGACAAGATGTGGGCGGGCCGCGGGCTTAGCCGCATGCTCTTGAAGGCTGGTGATGTCGAGGTCGAAGGTCGTGGTGTGTCTAGCGATACGCTCAAGGCCAACATGCGCGCTCTCTTCGGCGGCGTGAACCTCTTGTACAAGAAGGTATAA
- a CDS encoding T9SS type A sorting domain-containing protein produces the protein MTSRVAIGVALLGFAGAYAQVTVNKAEGWLESAYAEWAPVSGAASYNVYCDGNKIDNQLIRSYGSYMRADVLGLKAGSHTLKIAPVVNGAEGTAATKTVTVLAHDRTGFAFSNGRVPGAYNADGTLKSGAAILYISENTKNTVTMDVTTNAKGSKTTCKSFQGILNCYKKGFETTPLDLRFIGNVTDSDSLLRGDMMIDLGSSENTYVTVEGVGEDAVANGWGIRVKNAQNVEIRNLGIMNVNSNEGDNIGLQQNDQYVWVHNNDFFYGDAGSDADQAKGDGALDCKKSTYITFSYNHFWDNGKSNLLGLSEGSTDGYYITYHHNWYDHSDSRHPRVRYYSAHVYNNYYDGNAKYGIGSTLGSSVFAEGNYFRNCKFPMLTSMQGSDLYAGTTSKSNDNATFSKEAGGSIKAFNNYMEGGTFIAYGTSKYMLKGAEASIGSIDSKTDFDAYVITSRNQEMPASVKSLSGGNTYNNFDLNSSVMYKYTADEPAAAKANVMKYAGRVNGGDFKWTFDNSVDDAAYAVNQSLKNALVAYKGMVKSIQGEGNLPVVTPTSSSSVTSSSSSTPKSSSSSQTPKSSSSVGVNEDPVGEEVSTTPIDKDVVHNFTEDATSSDYFDFVGSLSTSKGAVAFDGLTLTRCLKMESSTLIEFTLSKKATVTLVFDSDFAKNVKVDGNKVAASAGVVTVELAAGTHKIAKGDVANLFLIVVDVDEASAPSSSSVTSSSSTTDETSSSSEEGGTTALVSVEYGAVPMRYVASDALLEIFAENVRRLDIFAVNGNVVKLSTEVVSQSSVDLSNLKPGVYLVRLVAGGKAYQQKIVKR, from the coding sequence ATGACCTCTAGGGTGGCGATTGGTGTAGCGCTGCTCGGTTTTGCCGGGGCGTATGCCCAGGTAACGGTGAACAAGGCCGAAGGCTGGTTGGAATCCGCATACGCGGAATGGGCCCCGGTTTCGGGAGCGGCCAGCTACAATGTCTATTGCGACGGCAACAAGATCGACAATCAGCTGATTCGTAGCTACGGTAGCTATATGCGTGCCGATGTGCTCGGACTCAAGGCGGGCTCGCATACCTTGAAGATTGCTCCGGTGGTGAACGGTGCCGAAGGTACGGCCGCCACTAAGACGGTGACGGTGCTGGCCCACGACCGCACGGGTTTTGCGTTCAGTAATGGGCGCGTTCCCGGCGCCTACAATGCCGACGGTACGCTCAAGAGCGGTGCTGCTATTCTCTACATCTCCGAGAACACCAAGAACACGGTGACGATGGACGTGACGACAAACGCCAAGGGCTCGAAGACGACTTGTAAAAGTTTTCAGGGCATTTTGAACTGCTACAAGAAAGGTTTTGAGACAACGCCCCTGGACTTGCGCTTTATCGGCAACGTGACGGATTCCGATTCGCTGTTACGGGGTGACATGATGATTGACCTCGGTAGCTCCGAAAACACCTATGTGACTGTGGAAGGTGTCGGTGAAGATGCCGTGGCGAACGGTTGGGGCATCCGCGTCAAGAATGCGCAGAATGTGGAAATCCGCAACCTGGGTATCATGAACGTGAACAGCAACGAAGGCGACAATATCGGCCTGCAGCAGAACGACCAGTATGTCTGGGTGCACAACAACGATTTCTTCTACGGTGATGCGGGCTCCGATGCCGACCAGGCGAAGGGCGACGGTGCGCTGGACTGCAAGAAATCCACCTACATCACCTTCAGCTACAACCACTTCTGGGACAACGGCAAGTCGAACCTGTTGGGTCTTTCCGAAGGTTCCACCGATGGCTACTACATTACTTATCACCATAACTGGTACGACCATTCCGATAGCCGCCATCCGCGCGTGCGCTATTACAGCGCTCATGTGTACAACAACTACTACGATGGTAACGCGAAGTACGGTATCGGCTCGACGCTCGGTTCGTCGGTGTTTGCCGAAGGAAACTATTTCCGCAACTGCAAGTTCCCGATGCTCACCTCGATGCAGGGGAGTGACCTTTACGCCGGTACGACTAGCAAGTCCAACGACAACGCCACATTCAGTAAAGAGGCGGGCGGTTCCATCAAGGCCTTCAACAACTACATGGAAGGCGGAACCTTTATTGCGTATGGCACGAGCAAGTATATGCTCAAGGGGGCCGAAGCATCCATCGGCTCTATCGACAGTAAGACGGATTTTGACGCCTATGTGATTACGAGCCGCAACCAGGAAATGCCCGCATCGGTGAAGTCGCTTTCGGGTGGTAATACCTACAACAATTTCGACCTGAACAGCTCGGTGATGTACAAGTACACCGCCGATGAACCCGCCGCGGCCAAGGCGAATGTGATGAAGTACGCGGGCCGCGTGAACGGTGGCGATTTCAAGTGGACCTTCGACAACTCCGTAGATGATGCCGCCTATGCTGTCAATCAGTCGCTCAAGAACGCTCTTGTTGCGTACAAGGGAATGGTGAAGTCCATTCAGGGCGAAGGCAATCTGCCTGTAGTGACGCCGACTTCGAGTAGTTCGGTTACAAGTTCCAGTTCTTCGACTCCGAAGTCCTCGAGCAGCTCGCAGACCCCTAAGTCCAGCAGCTCTGTGGGGGTAAATGAAGATCCGGTTGGTGAAGAGGTTTCTACGACTCCAATTGACAAGGACGTTGTCCATAACTTTACCGAAGATGCGACTTCGAGCGACTACTTTGATTTTGTCGGAAGCCTTTCGACAAGCAAGGGCGCGGTGGCGTTCGACGGCTTGACGCTGACCCGTTGCCTCAAGATGGAATCGTCTACTTTAATTGAATTTACTTTGTCTAAAAAGGCAACGGTGACGCTCGTGTTCGACAGCGACTTTGCGAAGAATGTCAAGGTAGACGGCAACAAGGTAGCCGCATCTGCAGGTGTCGTGACGGTGGAACTTGCTGCGGGTACGCACAAGATCGCCAAGGGCGATGTCGCAAACCTCTTCTTGATCGTGGTGGATGTTGATGAAGCTTCGGCTCCGTCCAGCAGCTCTGTCACAAGCTCCAGCAGCACGACCGATGAAACGAGTAGCTCCAGCGAAGAAGGCGGAACGACCGCTTTGGTGTCGGTGGAATACGGTGCTGTTCCGATGCGCTATGTTGCAAGCGACGCCCTCCTCGAAATTTTCGCCGAAAATGTCCGCCGTTTGGATATTTTCGCGGTCAATGGAAATGTCGTGAAACTCTCGACCGAAGTGGTGTCGCAGTCTAGTGTGGACCTGAGTAACCTTAAGCCGGGCGTTTACCTGGTACGCTTGGTGGCGGGCGGCAAGGCCTACCAGCAAAAGATTGTGAAACGATAG